A region of Candidatus Tanganyikabacteria bacterium DNA encodes the following proteins:
- a CDS encoding sigma-70 family RNA polymerase sigma factor, with protein MSDVLLDTLVGKARRGDERAWRDLYRRLIPRMREAAAGFPGLDLDNLVHEVFLTCYVKAFPGYRGGSLVAYVTRAVRNRCIDETRRRYHADLPLDAVADPVERTVPGPEERVVNRDLIAWALRHARVSAADQALLWLESAGWSHAEIARREAMTAGQVAVRLHRARKRLRAAHHRIRAGTGMLASACRPSPSSSHKTSLASLRQPPSPSPKIRESAEAPCALRQSSRPHCGRRSAARASTSWTPAASIYTSGATSAE; from the coding sequence ATGAGCGACGTGTTGCTGGATACCCTGGTGGGCAAGGCGCGCCGCGGCGACGAGCGTGCCTGGCGCGACCTGTACCGGCGCCTGATCCCGCGGATGCGCGAGGCCGCGGCAGGATTCCCCGGCCTGGACCTCGACAACCTGGTGCACGAGGTCTTCCTGACCTGCTACGTCAAGGCGTTTCCGGGTTACCGGGGAGGGTCCCTCGTGGCCTACGTGACCCGCGCCGTGCGCAACCGGTGCATCGACGAGACGCGCCGCCGCTACCACGCCGACCTCCCGCTCGACGCCGTCGCGGATCCGGTCGAAAGGACGGTCCCGGGCCCCGAGGAGCGCGTGGTCAACCGCGATCTCATCGCCTGGGCGCTGCGGCATGCCCGGGTCTCCGCGGCCGACCAGGCCCTGCTGTGGCTAGAGAGCGCTGGCTGGTCGCACGCCGAGATCGCCCGGCGGGAGGCCATGACCGCCGGTCAGGTGGCCGTGCGCCTCCATCGCGCTCGCAAGCGCCTTCGCGCCGCGCATCACCGAATCCGCGCCGGAACGGGTATGCTGGCATCAGCATGCCGGCCTTCACCAAGCTCTTCGCACAAGACGTCGCTGGCCTCGCTGAGGCAGCCGCCCTCGCCCTCGCCGAAGATCCGGGAATCCGCCGAGGCGCCATGTGCCCTACGCCAGAGCTCGAGACCGCATTGCGGGCGGCGCTCGGCCGCCAGGGCGTCGACATCCTGGACGCCCGCAGCCTCGATCTATACGAGCGGCGCGACATCGGCGGAGTGA
- a CDS encoding WYL domain-containing protein: MPNAKRLDASDRLLAIAALVAEFPGMKVEELRESLAGLTGKDWGLATLFADLKRLRAAGLLAEGTQRDGYYPPGPAFSTHEARVLLGAMRTLAENLGSPLCTDRFRRISRRLARSRRLDLLSYPAEAVGNRAVLDTTDAEYVALVESLEEPIRIGQEIRITKVFHPWDAAPHKSATHRVVPVQLLFHDVAWYLLAEDAADGQFKVFRLDRLAKAIEATGAPARGAAEQLAAVREARALLDLAWGVMIPPRGTTKDSPDLVPVSVRFGPFAAQFIRESINRHPTQHTRKAGDDLVFSARLHPCSLQEFGRWVISWGPHAEVLAPPGLRTDVAGQLRQAAARYD; the protein is encoded by the coding sequence ATGCCAAACGCGAAACGCCTCGACGCCTCCGACCGCCTGCTGGCGATCGCCGCTCTCGTGGCGGAGTTCCCGGGCATGAAGGTCGAGGAGCTGCGGGAGAGCCTCGCGGGCCTGACGGGCAAGGACTGGGGGCTGGCGACCCTCTTCGCGGATCTCAAGCGCCTCCGCGCGGCCGGTTTGCTGGCCGAGGGGACGCAGCGCGACGGCTACTATCCGCCCGGCCCCGCCTTCTCCACGCATGAGGCGCGCGTGCTGCTGGGTGCCATGCGGACGCTCGCGGAGAATCTCGGGAGCCCGCTATGCACCGATCGCTTCCGGCGCATCTCGCGGCGCCTCGCCCGCAGCCGCCGGCTCGACCTGCTCTCGTATCCCGCGGAGGCCGTCGGCAACCGGGCGGTCCTGGATACCACCGACGCCGAGTACGTCGCGCTGGTCGAGAGTCTCGAGGAGCCCATCCGCATCGGCCAGGAAATCCGCATCACGAAGGTCTTTCACCCGTGGGACGCGGCGCCCCACAAATCCGCGACCCACCGGGTCGTGCCGGTCCAGCTCCTGTTTCACGACGTGGCCTGGTATCTGCTGGCGGAGGACGCCGCCGACGGCCAGTTCAAGGTGTTCCGGCTCGACCGGCTGGCCAAGGCGATCGAGGCGACGGGTGCACCGGCGCGCGGCGCCGCCGAGCAGCTTGCCGCCGTGCGAGAGGCCCGCGCTCTCCTGGATCTCGCCTGGGGCGTGATGATACCGCCGCGCGGCACGACCAAGGACTCTCCCGACCTGGTGCCGGTGTCGGTCCGTTTCGGCCCGTTCGCCGCGCAGTTCATCCGCGAGAGCATCAACCGGCACCCGACGCAGCACACCCGCAAGGCCGGAGACGATCTGGTCTTCTCGGCCCGCCTCCACCCATGCTCGCTCCAGGAGTTCGGGCGCTGGGTGATCTCGTGGGGGCCCCATGCCGAAGTCCTGGCGCCCCCGGGGCTGCGGACCGACGTGGCCGGGCAGCTCCGCCAGGCGGCGGCACGCTATGACTGA